In Nitrosophilus alvini, the following are encoded in one genomic region:
- a CDS encoding DUF2249 domain-containing protein: MKEILIDTRDLEPPEPMQKVMQALRELEEGEYVHMVHRFAPLPFLDILKNNAFAYKLFEHENGADLYICKNSDTACIEYINKIKKG, encoded by the coding sequence ATGAAAGAGATACTCATAGATACCAGAGACCTTGAACCGCCTGAGCCTATGCAGAAAGTCATGCAGGCTTTAAGAGAACTTGAAGAGGGCGAATATGTCCATATGGTTCATAGGTTTGCACCTCTTCCCTTTCTTGACATTCTTAAAAACAACGCTTTTGCCTACAAACTTTTCGAACACGAAAATGGAGCTGATCTGTATATCTGTAAAAATTCCGATACGGCGTGTATCGAATACATAAACAAAATAAAAAAGGGTTAA
- a CDS encoding hemerythrin domain-containing protein, protein MTSIKNFMTHDHRECDNIFAPVEEAVLSGNWDKALELFVPFHKAMLRHFSMEEEVLFPAIEEKTGTSEGPTNVMRMEHNQIKKEMMEMADAIEKKDKEKFLGHAETFMILVQQHNMKEEQILYNMAEHVLSAEKDKILEDMQKVKV, encoded by the coding sequence ATGACAAGTATAAAAAACTTTATGACTCATGACCACAGAGAATGTGATAATATTTTCGCGCCGGTAGAAGAAGCGGTATTAAGTGGCAATTGGGATAAAGCTCTTGAGCTTTTTGTTCCTTTTCACAAAGCGATGCTAAGACATTTTAGCATGGAAGAAGAGGTTCTTTTTCCGGCTATAGAGGAAAAAACAGGAACAAGCGAAGGACCTACAAACGTTATGAGAATGGAACATAACCAGATAAAAAAAGAGATGATGGAAATGGCTGACGCAATAGAAAAAAAAGATAAAGAGAAATTTCTAGGACATGCAGAAACTTTTATGATTCTGGTTCAGCAGCACAATATGAAAGAAGAACAGATACTATATAATATGGCAGAACATGTATTGAGCGCAGAAAAAGACAAAATTCTTGAGGATATGCAAAAAGTAAAAGTATAA